GAATTTTTATTTTTCCTTGTATAGATTACAAAAATCGCAGTGCACGTAAAAGCAGAAATTAATAACAAAGGATACTGCATTTTAAATGTCATATATGTGATCAACAGTGTCGAAATTAATGTGACTAACAACATACCCATGAAATCAAAGGACCCTTTTTTGCTTTCATCCTTAGGCAAATTTTTCATAAGTGTAGGTATCCCCAACAGCGTAAGAAGCGGGAAAAGGAAGATAAAATTCCAGTGGAAATAGTCCGTTATATAACCGCCGAAGAAGTGGCCTGCTGCAGAGGCAAGCTGAAATATCGCTGTATTATAGCCGAAATATTTGGCAGCAGTTAACTTATCGAAGTATTTAAGAGCAATAATAACTTGCAGTGCAAGGGGAATAGCAATGGTTAAAGCAAACATTACCCTTGCTGTAATCAATAATGAGAAACTATATGGTGAAAAGAAACCGATCAGGGTTACGACAGGAAATACAAAACAGGTGAATAACATTAATTTGCGAGTACTCACAATATCTGATAAAGCCGAAAATACAATGGAGGCAATCCCCAAAAACAATTTCCCCAGCGTAACAATCAAACTTACAGTTGAAGGACTCACACCATATTCTTGGGACAAATTGGGTGTGATCAGATTGAATACGTTTTCATTAAACACTTGAAAAAATTCGTAGAGCAAGATCCACGGCATACACTTGATGACTCTTCTCTTGATTTCCTCGCTCTGCAAGTTAACCATTCCTTAACCTCCCTAATGTTAACATCACTCAACTCTTCTCCACAAAACCATATGAAATCAATAAACGGGTTCGATTCCTCCTTCAAGCACTATTACGATTTGGATGATATTTATCATAACGAAATCATATCCCTTTGTAAATCTATTTATTTCGTTTTTGAGAAAAATTATAGATAAAAAGATTGTTTTTAGAGTTAAAATGTAATTATAATACTAAATAATTCACTAAACCCTTATTAAACACATAATTATTTCCGATTTGAATTTAAATCAATTAAACATGGATATGTACGCTTGCTTTTTAAAATGGTAATATCTCCGGCTTTCTATGCGTCGATTCATCAATATAAAAAAAGCCCGCCAACTCTCTCCTAACGGAGCAGTCAGCGGGCTTATTGCTT
The nucleotide sequence above comes from Paenibacillus sp. W2I17. Encoded proteins:
- a CDS encoding MFS transporter, which codes for MVNLQSEEIKRRVIKCMPWILLYEFFQVFNENVFNLITPNLSQEYGVSPSTVSLIVTLGKLFLGIASIVFSALSDIVSTRKLMLFTCFVFPVVTLIGFFSPYSFSLLITARVMFALTIAIPLALQVIIALKYFDKLTAAKYFGYNTAIFQLASAAGHFFGGYITDYFHWNFIFLFPLLTLLGIPTLMKNLPKDESKKGSFDFMGMLLVTLISTLLITYMTFKMQYPLLLISAFTCTAIFVIYTRKNKNSFIKPDLFKIKGIVWSLIVCGLFYGTQVGFGFIFPFIVHKAYGLPVSTIGVFYSLTNIAAFIAGINSGRIISKIGSRNIALLGGLFIFSGLAMVAFLVGFSVVFVFVGMAFFNIGYALFFSGYLSNYTQLLPKHQHGSGVGVERLVLNIGSSLGGALIAMLYGQPYMMNKIVDLSSNPQSAQYSNLALLLMMMIAVATFIFTRVFNKNFNRVE